A window of Pedobacter lusitanus contains these coding sequences:
- a CDS encoding SusC/RagA family TonB-linked outer membrane protein — MEKKLLNFLRMLLTMAFVSLTAVQLFAQQVQIKGTVTDETKAPVPGVSIKVKGTALGTVSSTNGTFSISVPKGKTISVTSIGYLTQEIVAGGETVLNIELKNDSRQLTEVVVTALGIKKDVRKIGYATQEIKGSELVKAREPNAINSLTGKIAGLTVGGNAELLGRPQLVLRGSTDLLFVVDGVPVNSDTWNISADDIETYTVLKGPNAAALYGFRGQNGAILVTTKKGTKDNRGFSVELNSSTMFEKGFTAVPKAQTQYGYGNDYKYAYGNDLYDLDGSYRRTNVWGPKFDGQGVAQYDSPIDPVTGIRTKTPWLAKGAKNFENFMEMGLLSTNNVSVSASGDKYDMRTSVSHTYQKGMAPNTKLNIDNLNIYGGYNFSPKWRMDASLNLNSQYTPNIPDVSYGPNSYVYQFKVYGSSSWDINDVKDYFGGPRGRPGLVQNFVEYGRHNNPYFTANEWLHSHKKTDINGYAKLSYKVNDNLNFSLRSQITTWNQLRTEKVPPSTNLNQYVNDYYFNKVNGVYNIWYGDYREDQRNLIEHNHDFLANYNKKFSDYFSLSGSAGANLRTFEYNSTWATTYALTLPGVYTLANSQGPVKSYNFGSKMQVSSGYYTFDFGIKNWLNINTTGRVDKLSTLPKGNDVFFYPSVSLSSVISDYTKLPEFISFLKVRGSFADVRGALTSPTIGTAYNALTGSTVGTLLGGGTYGGYGTELYSSYDGPNYDNQNTYNVNTYYNNTPSVDFSKNIANSKIKPFDVKSYEAGTEIRFLKNRLGLDFTYFTSVNGPLVFQLPVAPSTGYATESVNAITSKKKGWELSITGTPVKAQSGFTWDVMANLSTYKETLSKIYDGVDGWAINNHNYKVGERLDGIYGRAYVRSPDGQIIHDASGLPLAQQAGVNNNQLLGYANPDFVFGFNNRFSYKNFSFSFQFDGRIGGKIFDYAYAQMLNAGTAADLVEGQYGDARLKEWQSTNGGTVNATGAMVGSGVVIASGTPHYTNGKIDNYDQLTFAPNTKAVTLRNYVQNGVYGLFDEPFMISRSYVKLREVVIGYNLPKKFLGKSFIRSASISLIGRNLLYFAKRKDIDLDQYASGFNLSSKSNGGKQSDLQSSTARRYGFNISIGF, encoded by the coding sequence ATGGAAAAAAAACTACTCAATTTTTTACGAATGCTTCTTACAATGGCATTTGTCAGTCTTACTGCTGTACAGTTATTTGCACAGCAGGTGCAGATTAAAGGAACTGTCACAGACGAGACCAAAGCACCGGTTCCGGGTGTCAGTATTAAAGTCAAAGGAACAGCCCTGGGAACTGTCAGTTCAACTAATGGAACTTTCTCGATCAGTGTACCAAAAGGTAAAACAATATCAGTTACTTCTATCGGTTACCTGACACAGGAAATTGTTGCCGGCGGAGAAACCGTACTCAATATAGAACTGAAAAACGATTCCAGGCAATTGACTGAAGTGGTAGTTACTGCACTTGGTATTAAAAAAGATGTCAGAAAAATCGGTTATGCTACACAGGAAATTAAGGGAAGCGAACTGGTTAAAGCCAGAGAGCCCAATGCAATCAATTCCTTAACCGGAAAAATTGCAGGATTAACAGTTGGGGGGAATGCAGAATTGCTTGGTCGTCCGCAATTGGTTTTAAGAGGAAGTACGGACCTGCTGTTTGTTGTAGATGGTGTACCGGTAAACTCTGATACCTGGAATATCAGTGCAGATGATATAGAAACCTATACCGTATTAAAAGGCCCGAATGCTGCAGCTTTATATGGTTTCAGAGGACAAAATGGTGCAATATTGGTGACTACCAAAAAGGGAACCAAAGATAACCGTGGTTTCAGTGTTGAACTGAACAGCAGTACTATGTTTGAAAAAGGGTTTACAGCTGTTCCAAAAGCTCAGACACAATACGGTTATGGTAACGACTATAAATATGCTTATGGAAATGACCTTTATGATCTGGACGGAAGTTACAGACGTACCAATGTCTGGGGACCTAAATTTGATGGACAAGGTGTAGCTCAGTATGACAGTCCGATAGATCCGGTAACGGGAATCAGAACTAAAACACCATGGCTTGCCAAAGGCGCCAAAAATTTCGAGAACTTCATGGAAATGGGTTTACTGAGTACCAATAACGTATCAGTAAGTGCATCAGGTGATAAATATGATATGCGTACTTCAGTAAGTCATACTTATCAGAAAGGAATGGCTCCGAATACCAAACTGAATATTGATAACCTGAATATTTACGGGGGATATAATTTCAGTCCTAAATGGAGAATGGATGCCAGTCTGAATTTAAATTCTCAGTATACACCAAACATTCCTGATGTGTCTTACGGGCCTAACAGTTATGTTTATCAGTTTAAAGTATACGGTTCTTCAAGCTGGGATATTAATGATGTCAAAGATTATTTCGGCGGGCCACGCGGGCGGCCGGGTCTGGTACAGAATTTCGTAGAATATGGCAGACATAACAATCCATATTTTACAGCTAATGAATGGTTGCACAGCCATAAAAAGACAGATATCAATGGTTATGCGAAATTAAGCTATAAGGTTAATGATAACCTGAATTTCAGTTTGCGTTCGCAAATCACAACCTGGAATCAGTTGCGTACAGAAAAAGTTCCACCATCAACTAACTTAAATCAATATGTAAACGATTACTATTTCAATAAGGTTAATGGTGTATATAATATCTGGTATGGTGACTACAGGGAAGATCAGCGTAATTTAATTGAACATAATCACGATTTCCTGGCTAACTATAACAAGAAATTCAGTGATTATTTCAGCCTTTCCGGTTCTGCGGGTGCTAACCTGAGAACTTTCGAATATAATTCTACCTGGGCAACTACTTATGCGCTTACCTTACCCGGTGTATATACGCTTGCCAATTCTCAGGGACCTGTTAAATCTTACAACTTTGGTTCAAAAATGCAGGTTTCCAGTGGTTATTATACCTTTGACTTTGGCATTAAGAACTGGTTAAACATTAATACTACCGGTCGTGTGGATAAACTTTCCACTTTACCTAAAGGCAATGATGTCTTTTTCTATCCATCAGTATCTTTGAGTTCTGTAATTAGTGATTATACTAAATTACCTGAATTTATATCTTTCTTAAAAGTAAGAGGATCTTTTGCCGATGTAAGAGGAGCTTTAACCAGCCCGACTATAGGAACAGCTTATAATGCACTAACAGGAAGTACTGTAGGTACTTTATTAGGTGGTGGTACTTATGGTGGTTATGGAACAGAGTTATACAGTTCTTATGACGGACCTAACTATGATAACCAGAACACATATAATGTTAACACTTATTATAACAATACACCTTCAGTTGATTTCTCGAAGAATATTGCCAACAGCAAGATTAAACCTTTTGATGTAAAATCATATGAAGCAGGTACAGAAATCAGATTCCTGAAAAACAGACTGGGTCTTGATTTTACTTATTTTACCTCAGTTAATGGTCCTTTGGTATTTCAATTACCGGTTGCCCCATCCACAGGATATGCTACCGAAAGTGTGAATGCGATAACCTCAAAGAAAAAAGGATGGGAACTTTCCATAACAGGCACACCAGTTAAAGCGCAAAGCGGCTTCACCTGGGATGTGATGGCTAACCTTTCTACCTATAAAGAAACACTGAGTAAAATTTATGACGGCGTAGATGGCTGGGCAATAAATAACCATAACTATAAAGTAGGAGAGCGTCTGGACGGAATTTACGGCCGTGCATATGTAAGATCTCCGGATGGACAGATCATCCATGATGCAAGTGGGTTACCGCTGGCACAGCAGGCAGGTGTAAACAATAACCAGTTATTAGGTTATGCAAATCCTGATTTTGTATTTGGTTTTAACAACAGATTCAGTTATAAAAACTTCAGCTTCAGTTTCCAGTTTGACGGACGTATCGGAGGTAAAATATTTGACTATGCCTATGCTCAGATGTTAAATGCAGGTACTGCAGCAGATCTGGTTGAAGGACAATATGGTGATGCCCGTTTAAAAGAATGGCAGAGTACTAATGGCGGAACAGTCAATGCAACTGGTGCAATGGTTGGAAGCGGGGTGGTCATTGCTTCAGGCACACCACACTATACCAATGGTAAAATTGATAATTACGATCAGCTGACTTTTGCGCCGAATACTAAAGCAGTAACGCTGAGAAATTATGTGCAGAATGGAGTTTATGGACTATTTGATGAACCATTTATGATCAGCCGTTCTTATGTAAAACTACGTGAAGTTGTCATTGGTTATAATTTACCTAAAAAGTTCCTGGGTAAATCATTTATCAGATCGGCAAGTATCTCTTTGATTGGCAGGAACCTGCTTTATTTTGCAAAACGTAAAGACATAGACCTTGATCAGTATGCTTCAGGATTTAATCTGTCAAGTAAATCCAATGGTGGTAAACAAAGCGATCTGCAAAGTTCAACGGCACGCCGTTATGGTTTCAATATCAGCATAGGCTTCTAA
- a CDS encoding SusD/RagB family nutrient-binding outer membrane lipoprotein: MKLNIIKLTSLIAIAVTLGSCQKGDLLSNPNVANENSNVPVSLLLNHLTWSMYRGGGVVEKASNAVGEEPFGQLSKWNQYTVSTNAYYRATNAYAFSNTATAYDLVRYVNQMESQAQTQLGTPNSVYSALGKFFRAYSFIWLSQRVGDIPAGEAGDSKNLTPKFEAQKDVYKRSLQLLDEANSIITIAIKPAVSVDNSNTVVGGDIFGLTYLQWQKVINSYRIRILISLSKRADDNADLNIRQQFADILNNPVKYPLQTGNADNLSFKYNATVNKFIYNPDETYNVFENMGKTYLDLTTANQDPRTFITSTPAPAEIKSGKTVSDFSAYVGASTALTQSSLSANDAKGMYSYVNYKRYFTTFTGPEPAVMIGYPELCFNIAEAINRGWVSGSAATWYQNGIKASISFYGLNEGQSYDIGDVKGVTLGTVTIKISNFLNHPNVVYKGDNADGLKQILEQKYVAFFENSAWEAFYNWRRTGIPVFANNGPGINPSGIIPVRWQYPLDEQNNNTANYKAAVGSQYGGSDDVNQKMWLLK, encoded by the coding sequence ATGAAATTAAATATCATAAAATTAACCAGTCTGATTGCCATAGCAGTAACACTGGGCAGTTGCCAGAAGGGCGATTTACTCTCTAACCCGAATGTAGCTAACGAAAATTCAAATGTGCCGGTATCTCTTTTACTGAATCACCTGACCTGGAGCATGTACCGTGGTGGCGGTGTAGTAGAAAAAGCTTCCAATGCTGTGGGTGAGGAGCCATTTGGCCAGCTGAGTAAATGGAATCAGTATACAGTTTCTACTAATGCATACTACCGGGCAACCAATGCTTATGCTTTCAGTAATACAGCTACAGCTTATGATCTGGTCAGATATGTCAATCAGATGGAGAGCCAGGCGCAGACCCAATTGGGAACCCCGAATAGCGTTTACAGTGCTTTAGGTAAATTTTTCAGAGCTTATAGTTTTATCTGGCTCAGTCAGCGGGTAGGGGATATTCCGGCAGGTGAAGCTGGTGATTCAAAAAATCTGACACCAAAATTTGAAGCACAGAAAGATGTCTATAAAAGAAGTCTTCAGTTACTGGATGAGGCCAATTCAATTATCACTATTGCTATCAAGCCAGCAGTCTCAGTAGATAACTCCAATACTGTAGTTGGTGGTGATATTTTTGGATTAACTTATCTGCAGTGGCAGAAAGTAATCAACAGTTACCGCATAAGAATACTGATCAGTCTGAGTAAACGTGCTGATGATAATGCCGATCTGAATATCAGACAGCAGTTTGCCGATATCTTAAACAATCCGGTTAAATATCCTTTGCAAACCGGAAATGCTGATAATTTATCTTTCAAGTATAATGCGACCGTAAATAAGTTTATCTATAACCCTGATGAAACTTATAACGTATTTGAGAATATGGGTAAAACCTATCTTGATCTGACTACTGCGAATCAGGATCCGCGTACTTTTATTACTTCGACTCCGGCACCGGCCGAAATTAAATCTGGTAAAACCGTTAGCGATTTCAGTGCCTATGTTGGTGCAAGTACAGCACTTACACAAAGTTCACTTTCTGCAAATGATGCCAAAGGAATGTATTCCTATGTAAACTATAAACGTTATTTCACAACTTTTACAGGACCTGAGCCAGCAGTTATGATTGGTTATCCGGAATTGTGTTTTAACATTGCAGAAGCAATTAACAGAGGCTGGGTAAGTGGTTCTGCTGCTACCTGGTATCAGAACGGAATAAAAGCTTCTATTAGTTTCTATGGATTAAATGAAGGACAGAGTTATGATATCGGTGACGTTAAGGGTGTAACCTTAGGTACAGTAACTATTAAAATCAGTAATTTCCTGAATCACCCCAATGTCGTTTATAAGGGAGATAACGCTGACGGATTAAAACAGATTCTGGAGCAGAAATATGTTGCCTTTTTTGAGAACTCAGCCTGGGAGGCCTTTTATAACTGGCGTCGTACCGGAATTCCGGTGTTTGCCAATAACGGTCCTGGTATTAATCCTTCAGGTATTATACCGGTACGCTGGCAATATCCGCTGGATGAGCAGAATAATAATACTGCAAATTACAAAGCAGCAGTTGGCTCACAATACGGAGGCAGCGATGATGTGAATCAGAAAATGTGGTTACTTAAATAA
- a CDS encoding tyrosine-protein phosphatase: MKAIIVLFFSAIVSLQAAGATVNDTTRLVPLQGAANFRDLGGYMTSEGTHVKWGKVYRSAEISKLTDADLKLLAQKHIKAVVDFRSDEEVAKAKDRLPANASYLQLPAGSESLAGIMAVLPKLSSGDSLMISFYSQTAHLKDKYKPFFQELLKMPDSDALLFHCTAGKDRTGIGAALFLHVLGVPDETVLEDYLATNEYRKAENEKMVKMMMQMNIKEQVARDMAAVKPEYLIATVKAIYQQYGSLDQFVTEELGLKTEDIALLRKKYTN; the protein is encoded by the coding sequence ATGAAAGCAATAATCGTTTTATTCTTTTCCGCAATTGTAAGTTTGCAGGCTGCGGGAGCAACAGTAAATGATACGACCAGGCTGGTGCCTTTGCAGGGAGCGGCTAATTTCAGAGACCTTGGTGGTTATATGACCAGTGAAGGTACGCATGTAAAATGGGGTAAAGTATATCGCTCTGCAGAGATCAGTAAACTGACTGATGCTGATCTTAAATTACTGGCTCAAAAACATATTAAGGCTGTAGTTGATTTTAGAAGCGATGAAGAAGTAGCAAAGGCCAAAGACCGTTTACCAGCCAATGCTTCTTATTTACAGCTGCCAGCCGGTAGTGAAAGCCTGGCTGGAATTATGGCCGTACTGCCTAAGCTGAGTTCAGGAGATTCGTTAATGATCTCATTTTATAGTCAGACAGCTCATTTAAAAGATAAGTATAAACCATTTTTCCAGGAGCTGTTAAAAATGCCGGATAGTGATGCTTTACTTTTTCATTGTACTGCCGGAAAAGACCGTACAGGAATAGGGGCTGCATTGTTTCTGCATGTTTTGGGAGTGCCGGATGAAACCGTTCTGGAGGATTATCTCGCTACTAACGAATATCGTAAAGCAGAGAATGAAAAGATGGTTAAAATGATGATGCAAATGAATATTAAAGAGCAGGTTGCACGTGATATGGCTGCGGTTAAACCAGAATACCTGATTGCTACCGTAAAAGCAATTTATCAGCAATACGGAAGTTTAGATCAGTTTGTAACTGAAGAGCTGGGTCTGAAAACTGAAGATATCGCTCTGTTAAGGAAAAAGTATACGAATTAA
- a CDS encoding NUDIX hydrolase has product MEILKWEKLSSRYLVKEKWATLRVDTCKLQNGTVKDDYFVLEYPDWANAIALTKDNKLILVRQYRHAADIISLEIPGGVIEPDEDPKEGVQRELLEETGYSFESCELIATLYPNPATSDNRTFTYLLTGGIQTQEQDLDEHEILNVEIYTIEEVKQLLAENKIEQSLHAAALFYGLMKIEAIK; this is encoded by the coding sequence ATGGAAATTTTAAAATGGGAAAAGCTTTCCTCCAGATACCTGGTTAAGGAAAAATGGGCAACGTTGCGCGTAGATACCTGCAAATTACAAAACGGCACAGTAAAAGATGATTATTTCGTACTGGAATACCCGGACTGGGCTAATGCGATTGCACTAACAAAAGATAACAAACTGATTCTGGTACGTCAGTACCGCCATGCAGCAGATATCATTTCACTGGAAATACCTGGTGGTGTGATCGAACCTGATGAAGATCCAAAGGAAGGTGTACAAAGAGAATTACTGGAAGAAACCGGCTATTCTTTTGAAAGCTGTGAGCTGATTGCCACATTGTATCCAAATCCTGCTACTTCAGACAACAGGACTTTTACCTACTTATTGACTGGCGGTATTCAGACACAGGAACAGGATCTTGATGAACATGAGATCTTAAATGTCGAAATCTATACGATAGAAGAAGTAAAACAACTCCTGGCCGAAAATAAAATTGAGCAGTCTTTACATGCTGCAGCGCTGTTTTACGGGCTGATGAAAATTGAGGCAATTAAATAA
- a CDS encoding TPM domain-containing protein has product MKKIIVALLLTVFYTAAFAQEYPAKPNTLVNDYTGTLSEAQKQQLEDKLVAFDDSTSTQIAIAIVKSVGEYDINEYTLGLGRSWGVGGKKNSNGVMIVVALGDRKIAMQTGYGVEGVLPDIITKRIIENEIKPEFKAGNYYGGLDAGTTAIIKYTKGEYKNDNPRAASRKGSGGSSAFVIIIIIVVIIIIIRKGGGGGNGGQVIGGRGVGEALFWGALFGSGRSSGGGWGGGGGSSGGGGFGGFGGGSFGGGGSSGSW; this is encoded by the coding sequence ATGAAAAAAATTATAGTAGCCCTATTACTTACAGTATTTTATACAGCTGCATTTGCACAGGAGTATCCTGCTAAGCCAAATACGCTTGTCAATGATTATACGGGCACGCTTTCTGAAGCTCAGAAACAACAACTTGAAGACAAACTAGTCGCATTTGATGATTCTACCTCTACACAGATCGCTATAGCGATTGTGAAAAGTGTAGGTGAATACGACATTAATGAATATACCCTTGGCCTGGGCAGAAGCTGGGGTGTTGGAGGAAAGAAAAACAGCAATGGTGTAATGATCGTTGTTGCTTTAGGTGACCGCAAAATTGCCATGCAAACCGGATACGGTGTAGAAGGCGTCTTACCGGATATTATTACCAAAAGAATTATTGAAAACGAGATTAAACCCGAGTTTAAAGCAGGTAATTATTATGGAGGACTTGATGCCGGTACAACAGCCATCATCAAATACACCAAAGGAGAATATAAAAATGATAATCCAAGGGCCGCATCCAGAAAAGGTAGTGGTGGTTCCAGTGCTTTCGTTATTATTATCATTATCGTAGTTATTATCATTATCATCAGAAAAGGTGGTGGCGGTGGTAATGGCGGTCAGGTAATAGGCGGTCGTGGTGTAGGCGAAGCCTTATTCTGGGGTGCACTGTTTGGCAGCGGAAGAAGTTCTGGCGGTGGCTGGGGCGGCGGAGGCGGCAGCAGTGGCGGAGGTGGATTCGGAGGCTTCGGCGGAGGTAGTTTTGGTGGTGGTGGTAGCAGCGGAAGCTGGTAA
- a CDS encoding TPM domain-containing protein — protein MPFLTEQEQDLITNAIGEAEKLTSGEIRIAVEKHCKGEAFDRATAYFAKLGMDKTSQKNGVLIYLAHIDHKFAIIGDRGIHKLVPEDFWETTQIAMQAHFAGGNIANGLIAGIGLVGEKLAVHFPYQSGDINELPNDIIFMDQKQSN, from the coding sequence ATGCCATTTCTGACAGAACAAGAACAAGACCTGATTACCAATGCCATTGGTGAAGCTGAAAAACTTACATCAGGCGAAATTAGAATTGCTGTAGAAAAACATTGTAAAGGTGAAGCTTTTGACAGAGCCACGGCTTATTTCGCTAAACTGGGTATGGATAAAACGTCACAAAAGAATGGCGTACTGATCTATCTGGCCCATATCGACCATAAATTTGCCATTATAGGTGACAGGGGTATTCACAAATTAGTACCTGAAGACTTCTGGGAAACTACACAGATTGCAATGCAGGCACATTTTGCTGGTGGAAACATCGCAAATGGTCTTATCGCCGGTATCGGACTGGTAGGTGAAAAACTTGCCGTGCATTTTCCATATCAGAGCGGTGATATTAATGAATTACCGAATGATATCATTTTTATGGATCAAAAGCAATCTAACTAG
- a CDS encoding LemA family protein, giving the protein MKKAILGVIAALFITTTFSSCGYNTMVKLDEDVKTKWNQVETQYQRRSDLIPNLVSTVKGAAKFEQGTLTAVIEARAQASQVKVSADDLTPEKLEKFQAAQGQIGQALGKLMVLTENYPELKATQQFSDLSVQLEGTENRIAVARKDFNDAVQSYNVKVRSFPNNLTAGMFGFKQRAGFKADAGAQNTPKVEF; this is encoded by the coding sequence ATGAAAAAAGCAATATTAGGAGTTATCGCTGCCCTGTTCATCACCACTACATTTAGCAGTTGTGGATATAATACCATGGTTAAACTGGATGAGGATGTAAAAACCAAGTGGAATCAGGTAGAGACCCAGTACCAGAGACGTTCTGATTTAATCCCTAATTTAGTAAGCACAGTTAAAGGCGCTGCTAAATTCGAACAAGGTACGTTAACTGCTGTAATTGAAGCACGTGCTCAGGCAAGTCAGGTGAAAGTTAGCGCAGATGACTTAACTCCTGAAAAATTAGAGAAATTCCAGGCTGCACAAGGTCAGATCGGACAGGCGCTTGGTAAATTAATGGTGCTTACAGAAAACTATCCTGAACTCAAAGCAACACAACAATTCAGTGATCTTTCCGTACAGCTGGAAGGTACAGAGAACAGAATTGCAGTAGCCCGCAAGGATTTCAATGATGCTGTTCAGTCTTATAATGTTAAAGTAAGATCGTTTCCTAACAATTTAACAGCTGGCATGTTTGGCTTCAAACAAAGAGCTGGTTTTAAGGCAGATGCGGGAGCACAAAATACGCCTAAAGTAGAATTTTAG
- a CDS encoding tyrosine-type recombinase/integrase, translated as MVVKPYPLNPQCSTVHINIGKENYVYFYYTAENKRKQVKYKTGLNKVGVTKKEREKLIKAMYNAIHDLLTTKIYDGRTFNEIYKKPVMPSFNQASDAYLENRKQFLSDKTITNYELGITFFRKYLLKIDKANIMLDCIDGELIENYIIYIKSYISPLFKKPLSKFTIKEYKDRLGAVLDYWFTKKPVLSYNPMKSIRLGYDLKREYQDNTTVFTVKQLQDIIEYTKKHRKPPYLTFLLMIYYTHLRPIEICRVEVKDISMDKRMIYLKAAKSKTRIARKVALDAPIYNHLCMIGVDFSDISIQDKYLFSYHGNARIGFVGEQIYNHKNMSYSFKKMLNDLGIDKKFNKYNLKHTANVHEIIYEGMSFAEVQAKNGHTLSKTTEVYLRDLKDYYHENRNEEKERILKFDI; from the coding sequence ATGGTAGTTAAACCTTATCCATTAAATCCTCAATGCTCCACCGTTCATATTAATATAGGAAAGGAGAATTATGTGTACTTCTATTACACCGCAGAAAATAAACGTAAACAGGTAAAATATAAAACAGGATTAAATAAAGTAGGAGTTACAAAAAAAGAGCGTGAAAAGCTCATTAAGGCAATGTATAATGCTATACATGATTTACTAACTACCAAGATATATGATGGCAGAACCTTTAATGAGATCTATAAAAAGCCCGTAATGCCCTCCTTTAATCAGGCATCAGATGCTTACTTGGAAAATCGTAAGCAATTCCTATCTGACAAAACAATAACCAATTATGAATTGGGAATAACCTTCTTTAGGAAATACCTTTTAAAAATTGATAAAGCTAATATCATGCTAGATTGTATTGACGGTGAATTGATAGAGAACTACATCATTTATATCAAATCTTATATATCACCTTTGTTTAAAAAGCCTCTTTCCAAATTTACCATAAAAGAGTATAAAGACAGATTGGGGGCAGTACTGGATTACTGGTTTACAAAAAAGCCAGTATTAAGTTACAATCCTATGAAATCAATAAGATTAGGATATGATCTTAAACGTGAATATCAGGATAATACAACGGTATTTACCGTTAAACAGCTACAGGACATCATTGAATACACAAAGAAGCATCGTAAGCCTCCTTATTTAACATTCTTATTAATGATCTATTACACGCATTTAAGACCTATAGAAATATGCAGGGTAGAAGTTAAAGATATTAGCATGGATAAAAGGATGATATATCTAAAAGCAGCTAAGAGTAAAACCAGAATTGCAAGGAAAGTAGCTCTGGACGCTCCTATTTATAACCATCTATGTATGATAGGTGTGGATTTCTCCGATATCTCAATACAGGATAAATATTTATTTAGCTACCATGGAAATGCAAGAATTGGTTTTGTAGGAGAACAGATCTACAATCATAAGAATATGAGCTACAGTTTTAAAAAGATGCTTAACGATCTTGGTATTGACAAAAAATTCAACAAATATAATCTAAAGCATACGGCTAATGTCCATGAGATAATTTATGAAGGGATGTCATTTGCAGAGGTTCAGGCAAAAAATGGTCATACACTAAGTAAAACCACGGAAGTTTACTTGAGAGATTTGAAGGATTACTATCATGAAAACAGAAACGAAGAAAAGGAAAGAATTTTGAAGTTTGATATTTAA